In Immundisolibacter sp., a single genomic region encodes these proteins:
- a CDS encoding aromatic ring-hydroxylating dioxygenase subunit alpha gives MEQRELAGLVDTAHGFQSRRIFHDEAIYRLELERVFARCWLFLTHESLIPNSGDFQTALMGEDRVLVVRQADASIRAFINSCQHRGNVLCHADSGNTRAFTCNYHGWSYGIDGSLAAVPLEAEVYRGALPKAELGLMQVAQVASYKGFVFGCFDPQAPSLADYLGEMAWYLDTYVDAVPGGTEFLGGPMKYRLPCNWKLPAENFAGDGYHVGWTHAAALMTMAKDPHVGGMQGNTTQNSVATDGLHVATNHGHGFSLLDDGYSGIALHDQPEVTAAWLTEQRPVVRERLGDWRSRFFGSHCNLNVFPNFSALPMGVNTFRVWHPRGPAEIEVWIWALAYRDMPGEVKEATRHCHMKTFGTAGLFEGDDAENMQYATDVCRGHVTRAGRMYSGMGLGRGGAHPELPGTVHQGAIAELAQRSFYEFWQQLLVAPDWSAVAGLSTHAAAGERA, from the coding sequence ATGGAGCAAAGGGAACTTGCAGGTCTCGTCGATACCGCCCATGGATTCCAGAGTCGGCGCATTTTTCACGACGAAGCGATCTACCGGCTGGAGCTCGAACGCGTGTTCGCCCGCTGCTGGCTGTTCCTCACCCACGAGTCCCTGATCCCGAACTCCGGCGACTTTCAGACCGCGCTGATGGGTGAGGACCGGGTACTGGTCGTGCGCCAGGCCGACGCGTCGATCCGCGCCTTCATCAACTCCTGCCAGCACCGCGGCAATGTGCTGTGCCACGCCGACAGCGGCAATACCCGCGCGTTTACGTGTAACTACCACGGCTGGAGCTACGGAATCGATGGATCGCTGGCGGCGGTGCCGCTGGAGGCCGAGGTCTACCGCGGAGCGCTGCCCAAGGCCGAGCTTGGCCTGATGCAAGTTGCCCAGGTGGCCAGCTACAAGGGATTTGTGTTCGGCTGCTTTGACCCGCAGGCGCCCTCGCTGGCCGACTACCTTGGCGAGATGGCGTGGTATCTGGACACCTACGTCGATGCCGTGCCCGGTGGCACGGAGTTTCTCGGCGGGCCGATGAAGTACCGCCTGCCGTGTAACTGGAAACTCCCGGCAGAGAACTTTGCCGGGGATGGTTATCACGTTGGCTGGACGCACGCCGCGGCGCTGATGACGATGGCCAAGGACCCTCATGTCGGCGGTATGCAGGGCAACACCACGCAAAACTCCGTGGCGACCGATGGACTGCATGTCGCGACCAATCACGGCCACGGCTTCTCGTTGCTCGACGATGGCTATTCGGGCATCGCCCTGCACGACCAACCGGAAGTCACCGCCGCCTGGTTGACCGAGCAGCGGCCGGTAGTGCGCGAGCGACTGGGGGATTGGCGCTCACGATTTTTCGGCTCCCACTGCAACCTGAATGTTTTTCCAAATTTCTCGGCGTTGCCGATGGGGGTCAACACGTTTCGGGTTTGGCACCCACGTGGACCGGCGGAAATAGAAGTCTGGATATGGGCGCTGGCGTACCGCGACATGCCTGGCGAGGTGAAAGAGGCAACCCGCCATTGCCATATGAAAACTTTCGGCACGGCGGGCCTGTTCGAGGGTGACGACGCCGAGAACATGCAGTACGCCACTGACGTGTGTCGCGGCCACGTAACGCGCGCCGGCCGGATGTATAGCGGCATGGGCCTGGGGCGTGGGGGGGCTCATCCGGAGCTGCCCGGCACCGTTCACCAGGGTGCCATCGCGGAGCTTGCCCAGCGCAGTTTCTACGAGTTCTGGCAGCAGCTGTTGGTGGCCCCTGACTGGTCAGCGGTTGCCGGCCTGTCCACTCACGCGGCTGCAGGGGAGCGTGCCTGA